Proteins encoded by one window of Gallaecimonas pentaromativorans:
- a CDS encoding AraC family transcriptional regulator, with protein sequence MSLFSAQTLSHQKGHEISLHSHLQGQLTLVLGGTANIHNDQGWWLATAGSAVWVPPGVRHCASYQEQAEIINLLLDVEAGDKAPGDCCLVMVSALLRELAREASRLEKNDDAQKPIRALVLRQLQGHAVQTELYVPQGEDKRLRAVTGWLRSHPGSTDELAALAERAFTSPRTLARLFEKETGMSFSRWRERLRIVVAIDRLVSGQSIITIALDLGYQSASAFTAVFTRVMGMPPRKYLARLQQPDL encoded by the coding sequence ATGTCGCTTTTTAGCGCCCAGACCCTGTCTCATCAAAAAGGCCATGAGATCAGCCTGCACAGCCACCTCCAAGGGCAGCTGACCCTGGTGCTGGGCGGCACGGCCAATATCCATAACGACCAAGGCTGGTGGCTGGCTACCGCTGGCAGCGCGGTGTGGGTGCCGCCCGGTGTGCGCCATTGCGCCAGTTACCAGGAGCAGGCCGAGATCATCAACCTGCTGCTGGACGTCGAAGCGGGTGATAAAGCCCCCGGTGATTGTTGCCTGGTGATGGTATCGGCGCTGCTGCGGGAGCTGGCCAGAGAAGCCAGCCGCCTGGAGAAAAATGACGATGCCCAGAAACCCATTCGGGCGCTGGTGCTTCGCCAGTTGCAGGGGCATGCCGTACAAACCGAGCTTTATGTGCCACAAGGGGAAGATAAAAGATTGCGGGCGGTTACCGGCTGGCTGCGCAGCCACCCCGGCAGCACCGACGAGCTGGCGGCCCTTGCCGAGCGCGCCTTTACCAGCCCGCGCACCCTGGCACGGCTCTTTGAAAAGGAAACCGGCATGAGCTTTAGCCGCTGGCGCGAGCGGCTGCGCATCGTGGTGGCCATAGACCGGCTGGTGTCGGGCCAAAGCATCATCACCATCGCCCTAGATCTGGGCTACCAAAGTGCCAGCGCCTTTACCGCCGTCTTTACCCGGGTGATGGGCATGCCGCCCCGCAAATACCTGGCCCGGCTGCAACAGCCGGACCTTTAG
- a CDS encoding NADPH-dependent FMN reductase — protein MKPLNILGIAGSLRSQSYSHAVLASLADMLPAGSTFKLLDIGALPYYNQDLEAGQLPDSVKQARALAANADAVLLAVPEYNHGVPGVLKNSLDWLSRPFKASPMAGKPVFFVTQSEGGLGGVRAQYQLRETLSSMLCVLPPMPEMAITFVHQKVKDGKLSDDATLSFIGAQLNGFLAGL, from the coding sequence ATGAAACCCCTGAATATCCTTGGTATTGCCGGCAGCCTGCGCAGCCAATCCTATTCCCACGCCGTACTGGCCAGTCTTGCGGACATGCTGCCAGCCGGCAGCACCTTCAAGCTGCTCGATATCGGCGCCCTGCCCTATTACAACCAGGACCTGGAAGCCGGCCAGCTACCAGACAGCGTCAAGCAAGCCAGAGCCTTGGCAGCCAATGCCGACGCGGTGTTGTTGGCGGTGCCCGAATACAACCACGGCGTCCCCGGCGTATTGAAAAACAGCCTGGACTGGTTGTCCCGCCCCTTTAAAGCCAGCCCCATGGCCGGCAAGCCGGTATTTTTTGTCACCCAGTCCGAAGGTGGCCTTGGCGGAGTACGTGCCCAGTACCAGCTGCGCGAGACGCTCTCCTCCATGCTCTGCGTGCTGCCGCCCATGCCGGAAATGGCCATCACCTTTGTCCACCAGAAGGTCAAAGACGGCAAGCTCAGCGACGACGCTACCCTGAGCTTTATCGGCGCCCAGCTGAACGGCTTTTTGGCCGGGCTCTAA
- a CDS encoding NADPH-dependent FMN reductase, protein MKIIAFGASNSSTSINKALATYTAGLVPGAEVKVLDIRDYDVPMFSQDLEKEIGQADGAKRFLADLAEADAFVISYAEHNGHYPAAYKNLFDWATRIDRNLFNEKPALYLATSPGPGGAKSVLAAAQASAPFFGGNVKAAVSVASFFDNFDMASGQVTNAAIDAELQAAVAKLSA, encoded by the coding sequence ATGAAAATCATTGCCTTCGGTGCCAGCAACAGCTCAACCTCCATCAATAAAGCCCTGGCCACGTACACCGCCGGCCTGGTGCCCGGCGCCGAGGTCAAGGTCTTGGACATTCGCGACTACGACGTGCCCATGTTCAGCCAGGATCTGGAAAAGGAAATCGGCCAGGCCGACGGCGCCAAGCGCTTCTTGGCAGACCTTGCAGAGGCGGATGCCTTTGTTATCTCTTACGCCGAGCACAACGGCCATTATCCGGCGGCCTACAAGAACCTCTTTGACTGGGCCACCCGCATCGACCGTAACCTGTTCAATGAAAAGCCCGCCCTTTACTTGGCCACCTCCCCTGGCCCCGGTGGCGCCAAATCGGTGCTGGCGGCGGCCCAAGCCTCGGCCCCTTTCTTTGGCGGTAACGTCAAAGCGGCGGTGTCGGTAGCGAGCTTCTTCGACAACTTCGATATGGCCAGCGGCCAGGTAACCAACGCCGCGATTGATGCCGAGCTGCAAGCCGCGGTGGCCAAACTCAGCGCCTGA
- a CDS encoding XapX domain-containing protein: MQYLLALCAGLSAGAFFTWLKLPLPAPPTLSGIIGAFGVFLGAVLVNLARRHFGH, from the coding sequence ATGCAATATCTGTTGGCACTGTGCGCCGGGCTCTCTGCCGGGGCCTTTTTCACCTGGCTGAAATTGCCACTGCCGGCGCCGCCGACGCTCAGTGGGATCATCGGTGCCTTTGGGGTCTTTCTGGGGGCGGTGTTGGTCAATCTCGCCAGGCGCCACTTCGGCCATTAA
- a CDS encoding peroxiredoxin, which translates to MIQVGDNIPAASVQQMIDGKPAEVHTQDFFKGKKVVLFAVPGAFTPTCSAAHLPGYVVLADEIKAKGIDAIVCLAVNDAFVMDAWGKAQNASELLMWGDGDGSFTKALGLDVDTGAFGGLRSRRYAMVVEDGVVTLLNVEPPKTFENSKAEVVLAVL; encoded by the coding sequence ATGATCCAGGTTGGTGACAATATCCCCGCTGCCAGTGTGCAGCAGATGATCGACGGCAAGCCTGCCGAGGTGCATACCCAGGACTTTTTCAAAGGCAAAAAGGTAGTGCTGTTTGCGGTGCCCGGCGCCTTTACCCCAACCTGCAGCGCCGCGCACCTGCCCGGTTATGTGGTGCTGGCTGATGAGATTAAAGCCAAGGGAATAGACGCCATCGTCTGTCTGGCGGTGAACGATGCCTTTGTCATGGATGCCTGGGGCAAGGCTCAAAATGCCAGTGAACTGCTGATGTGGGGCGACGGCGATGGCAGCTTTACCAAAGCTCTTGGCCTGGATGTGGACACCGGCGCCTTTGGCGGCCTGCGCTCGCGCCGCTACGCCATGGTGGTAGAGGACGGCGTGGTAACGCTGCTTAACGTCGAGCCCCCCAAGACCTTTGAGAACTCCAAGGCGGAAGTGGTGCTGGCGGTACTCTGA
- a CDS encoding NAD(P)/FAD-dependent oxidoreductase, whose protein sequence is MAQFDVVIIGAGAAGLMCAAQAGYRGRKVLVVDHAKQAGKKILISGGGRCNFTNLFASPANYLCRNPHFVKSALARFTQHDFIELVDRHGIAYHEKTLGQLFCDDSAKDIVQLLLTECDWAGAKVQLKSQVSQIEKTAAGFSLKVNGEAVTCQSLVVACGGLSMPKLCATPLGYQIAEQFGLAILPTRAGLVPFTLDKPDLDKFAELAGVSLPVSAHSEDGTVFKEALLFTHRGLSGPAILQISSFWQPGQDVTLNLLPGLDISDALGKMAAKHPNQALKTALARLLPKRLVEILGEHGAIDGEMPLKALDAGRMKKLATALGEFRVHPNGTEGYRTAEVTLGGLDTDELSSKTMESKQVPGLYFIGEVMDVTGWLGGYNFQWAWSSGWAAGQAV, encoded by the coding sequence ATGGCCCAGTTTGACGTTGTGATCATTGGCGCCGGCGCCGCCGGTTTGATGTGCGCCGCCCAGGCCGGTTACCGAGGCCGCAAGGTGTTGGTGGTGGATCACGCCAAACAGGCCGGCAAGAAAATCCTCATCAGTGGCGGCGGGCGCTGCAATTTCACCAACCTATTTGCCAGCCCGGCCAACTACCTGTGCCGCAACCCCCACTTCGTGAAATCAGCCCTGGCCCGCTTTACCCAGCACGATTTTATCGAGCTGGTGGACCGCCACGGCATCGCCTATCACGAAAAGACCTTGGGCCAGCTGTTTTGCGACGACTCGGCCAAAGACATAGTGCAGCTGCTGCTCACCGAGTGTGACTGGGCCGGCGCCAAGGTGCAGCTCAAAAGCCAGGTTAGCCAGATTGAAAAGACCGCCGCTGGCTTTAGCCTCAAGGTCAATGGCGAGGCGGTGACCTGCCAGAGTCTGGTGGTGGCCTGCGGGGGGTTGTCCATGCCCAAGCTCTGCGCCACCCCTTTGGGCTACCAGATAGCCGAGCAGTTTGGCCTGGCCATACTGCCCACCCGCGCCGGGTTGGTGCCCTTTACCCTCGACAAACCTGATTTGGATAAATTTGCCGAGCTGGCCGGGGTGTCTTTGCCGGTCAGCGCCCACAGCGAAGACGGCACTGTCTTTAAAGAAGCGCTGCTCTTTACCCACCGCGGTTTGTCGGGCCCGGCCATTTTGCAGATCTCCAGCTTCTGGCAGCCAGGGCAGGATGTGACCCTCAACCTGTTGCCGGGGCTGGATATCAGTGACGCCCTTGGCAAGATGGCGGCCAAGCACCCCAACCAGGCGTTAAAAACCGCCCTGGCGCGGTTGCTGCCCAAACGTCTTGTGGAAATATTGGGCGAACATGGCGCCATCGACGGCGAAATGCCGCTAAAAGCCCTGGATGCCGGGCGCATGAAAAAGCTGGCCACAGCGCTTGGCGAGTTTCGGGTTCACCCCAACGGCACCGAGGGTTATCGCACCGCCGAAGTGACTCTTGGGGGCCTGGATACCGATGAGTTGTCCTCCAAAACCATGGAGAGCAAGCAGGTGCCGGGGCTCTATTTTATCGGTGAAGTGATGGACGTTACCGGCTGGCTGGGGGGCTACAACTTCCAGTGGGCCTGGAGCTCCGGCTGGGCCGCCGGCCAGGCGGTGTGA
- a CDS encoding mechanosensitive ion channel family protein, whose translation MAQLKSLWQSLYRAMTDWLGEGWLVDVLVIIAVTLLVTVLWRVVAKRLVNLVGRSSSTWDDMLWDSLNGPVNWLILLVGVSMVAQTVAGRIDSELANYLPVLRKVLFECLIAWSLWRLTNGGEHEFIRRGRDITTVQAVGKLLKASIIVVFLLTLFQTLGVNISGILALGGVGGLVIGMAAKDLLANFFGSLVVYFDKPFKVGDWIRSPDRPIEGTVERIGFRVTQIRTFDQRPLYVPNSVFTQISVENPSRMLNRRINETIGIRYEDADKMGDVVAKVKEMLENHPDIDQHKTLMVNFNAFGPSSLDFFIYTFTKTTVWAEYHQVKQDVMLKIIHIIHELGADCAFPTQTLHIESLPEGFGRPAGEPGAA comes from the coding sequence ATGGCTCAACTGAAATCCCTTTGGCAAAGCCTGTACCGCGCCATGACCGACTGGCTGGGCGAAGGTTGGCTGGTAGATGTGCTGGTGATTATCGCCGTCACCCTGCTGGTGACGGTGCTGTGGCGGGTGGTAGCCAAGCGGTTGGTGAACCTGGTGGGCCGGTCTTCTTCCACCTGGGACGACATGCTCTGGGACAGCCTCAACGGCCCGGTTAACTGGCTGATTTTGCTGGTGGGCGTGTCCATGGTGGCGCAAACGGTGGCGGGCCGCATCGACTCGGAGCTGGCCAATTACCTGCCGGTGCTGCGCAAGGTGCTGTTCGAGTGCCTGATCGCCTGGAGCCTGTGGCGCCTCACCAACGGCGGCGAGCATGAGTTTATCCGCCGTGGCCGGGACATCACCACGGTGCAGGCGGTTGGCAAGCTGCTTAAAGCTTCCATCATCGTGGTGTTCCTGCTGACCCTGTTCCAGACCCTGGGAGTGAATATCTCCGGCATCCTGGCCCTGGGTGGGGTTGGTGGCCTGGTGATCGGTATGGCCGCCAAGGATTTGCTGGCCAACTTCTTTGGCTCGTTGGTGGTGTATTTTGACAAACCGTTCAAGGTAGGGGATTGGATCCGCAGCCCTGACCGGCCAATCGAGGGTACGGTGGAGCGTATCGGCTTTCGGGTCACCCAAATCCGCACCTTCGACCAGCGACCGCTCTATGTGCCCAACTCGGTGTTCACCCAAATTTCGGTGGAAAACCCGTCAAGGATGCTCAACCGCCGCATCAACGAAACCATCGGTATCCGCTACGAAGATGCCGACAAAATGGGCGATGTGGTAGCCAAAGTGAAGGAAATGCTGGAAAACCACCCGGATATCGACCAGCACAAGACGCTGATGGTGAACTTCAACGCCTTCGGCCCCTCCAGCCTCGATTTCTTTATCTACACCTTCACCAAAACCACGGTGTGGGCCGAGTACCACCAGGTGAAGCAGGATGTGATGTTGAAGATCATCCACATCATCCACGAACTGGGGGCAGATTGCGCCTTCCCCACTCAGACCCTGCATATCGAGTCCCTGCCCGAGGGCTTTGGGCGGCCGGCCGGCGAACCCGGCGCTGCCTAA
- the leuD gene encoding 3-isopropylmalate dehydratase small subunit: MRPFDVETGIAAPYGAANVDTDVIMPKQFLKGIDRSGLDKGVFFDQRFLHDQPNPGFILNQAAWQQAAFLVVGPNFGCGSSREHAVWGLMQLGIRAIIGSSFAGIFFDNCQRNGLLLIELPEPETAALLARVSHPQHNRLTINLGAQRISADGMADIAFEIDGLRKAAILAGQDAIGVTLQRAADIAAFEQRYLGERPWL; the protein is encoded by the coding sequence ATGCGCCCTTTTGACGTTGAAACCGGTATCGCCGCCCCCTATGGCGCCGCCAATGTCGACACCGACGTGATCATGCCCAAGCAGTTTTTAAAAGGCATAGACCGCAGCGGCCTGGATAAAGGGGTGTTCTTCGACCAGCGCTTTTTGCATGACCAGCCCAATCCGGGCTTTATCCTCAACCAAGCGGCCTGGCAGCAGGCCGCGTTTTTAGTGGTGGGGCCCAACTTCGGCTGTGGTTCGAGCCGCGAACATGCGGTGTGGGGGCTGATGCAACTGGGGATCCGCGCCATTATCGGCAGCAGTTTTGCCGGTATCTTCTTCGATAACTGCCAGCGTAACGGCTTGCTGCTTATCGAGTTGCCTGAGCCAGAGACAGCGGCGCTGCTGGCGCGGGTTAGCCACCCCCAGCATAACCGCCTGACCATCAACCTGGGCGCCCAGCGCATCAGTGCCGACGGCATGGCCGACATCGCCTTTGAGATCGACGGCCTTCGTAAAGCCGCCATCCTGGCCGGCCAGGACGCCATCGGCGTTACCTTGCAGCGGGCCGCCGATATCGCCGCCTTTGAGCAGCGCTACCTAGGCGAGCGCCCCTGGCTTTAG